One part of the Vicia villosa cultivar HV-30 ecotype Madison, WI linkage group LG6, Vvil1.0, whole genome shotgun sequence genome encodes these proteins:
- the LOC131608721 gene encoding NADPH-dependent diflavin oxidoreductase 1-like isoform X2, protein MSFFATAEHEKERLKDFASPEGRDDLYQYNQKERRTVLEVLEDFPSVQMPFEWLIQLVPLLKTRAFSISSSQSAHPNQVHLTVNVVSWTTPYKRKKKGLCSSWLATLDPCDAVSIPAWFQKGSLPTPSPSLPLILVGPGTGCAPFRGFIEQRALQSKTHSTAPIMFFFGCWNEDGDFLYKDFWLNHSQNNGVLSEAKGGGFYVAFSRDQPEKIYVQHKMREHSERVWNLLAEGAAVYIAGSSTNMPTDVTSAFEEIVSKENDISKEDAARLIRALERSGKYHIEAWS, encoded by the exons ATGAGCTTTTTTGCAACAGCTGAACACGAGAAAGAAAGACTTAAGGATTTTGCTTCGCCAGAAGGAAGAGATGACCTGTACCAATACAACCAGAAGGAAAGGAGAACAGTTCTTGAG GTGCTTGAGGATTTTCCTTCTGTACAAATGCCATTTGAGTGGTTAATTCAATTGGTTCCTCTGCTGAAAACAAGAGCATTTTCCATATCATCTTCTCAATCAGCTCACCCTAATCAAGTACACTTGACTGTGAATGTTGTGTCCTGGACAACACCTTACAAGAGGAAAAAGAAAGGACTATGCTCCTCGTGGCTAGCTACATTAGATCCGTGCGATG CCGTGAGTATTCCTGCCTGGTTCCAAAAAGGTTCTCTTCCGACACCATCACCCTCACTTCCCCTCATACTTGTTGGACCGGGAACAGGATGTGCTCCTTTTCGCGGATTCATTGAGCAAAGGGCCTTGCAAAGTAAAACTCATTCCACCGCTCCAATCATGTTTTTCTTTGGCTGTTGGAATGAAGATGGTGACTTTTTATACAAAGACTTTTGGTTGAATCATTCACAGAACAATGGCGTGCTTTCAGAAGCAAAGGGTGGTGGTTTCTATGTTGCTTTCTCTAGAGACCAACCTGAGAAAATTTATGTTCAGCATAAGATGAGGGAACACAGTGAAAGGGTTTGGAACCTATTAGCCGAGGGAGCTGCAGTTTATATAGCAGGTTCATCAACTAATATGCCTACGGATGTAACTTCGGCTTTTGAGGAAATTGTTTCGAAAGAAAATGATATTTCAAAGGAAGATGCAGCTAGGTTGATTAGGGCATTAGAAAGATCTGGTAAATATCACATTGAAGCATGGTCTTGA
- the LOC131608722 gene encoding uncharacterized protein LOC131608722 has protein sequence MGLIGKSFASKLKNITLLGISRIAILKNHRKAKASYAHYDISQLLKLGYYDQALLRVEHWIVEQNMLDAFIMIEDYCNVLREKAQVLENNKECPIDLMEATCSLIFASSRCGNFPELHKIQEIMTSKFGKEFADHAIKLHKNNGVNSKMIQKLSSRYITMETKMNAMKKIALEIGVTLPLGMDTTLSNKEILNADQTKNKLETKICSSVESIDDVKHEDSQQHDSNQNVNQDENLFDVNEEDIQHDPNQNVIQDKNLFDVNEEKRRNKNAAEAVLQALELATLEISKYLNHKQEGVVISKRNYSIDLKEESQLSQNPRDEMITQESATILVLKGNASRESDMVGELSSYKNLDGYNDHKSEFDEARENEDLSEEKTYPSSQAIRWNPHRSQSNVDVNLMVRRHVKKMHTHHEHLDWKMMSVRTR, from the exons ATGGGTCTTATAGGAAAAAGTTTTGCTTCAAAATTGAAAAACATAACATTACTTGGAATTTCTAGGATTGCAATTTTGAAGAATCATCGCAAAGCTAAAGCTTCTTATGCTCACTATGATATTTCTCAACTCTTGAAACTTGGTTACTATGATCAAGCTCTTCTTCGT GTAGAACATTGGATTGTAGAGCAAAACATGTTGGATGCATTTATCATGATTGAAGATTATTGTAATGTCCTAAGAGAAAAAGCTCAAGTACTTGAAAATAATAA GGAGTGTCCCATTGATCTCATGGAAGCAACATGCAGCCTTATATTTGCATCATCAAGGTGTGGCAATTTTCCAGAATTACACAAAATCCAAGAGATTATGACTTCAAAATTTGGGAAAGAATTTGCAGATCATGCTATTAAATTGCATAAAAACAATGGAGTGAACTCTAAG ATGATTCAAAAGCTTTCATCAAGATATATCacaatggaaaccaaaatgaatGCTATGAAGAAAATTGCTCTAGAGATAGGAGTTACTTTGCCTTTAGGGATGGACACTACGTTGTCAAATAAG GAAATATTGAATGCTGACCAGACGAAAAATAAACTAGAAACCAAAATTTGTAGTAGTGTTGAATCTATTGATGATGTTAAACATGAAGACTCTCAACAACATGATTCTAATCAAAATGTAAATCAAGATGAGAATCTATTTGATGTGAATGAGGAAGATATTCAACATGATCCTAATCAAAATGTAATTCAAGATAAGAATCTATTTGATGTGAATGAGGAAAAGAGAAGGAACaaaaatgctgcagaagctgTTCTACAAGCTTTGGAATTAGCAACTTTGGAGATAAGTAAATACTTAAATCATAAACAAGAGGGTGTAGTAATTTCAAAAAGAAACTATAGTATTGATCTTAAAGAGGAATCTCAATTAAGTCAAAATCCAAGAGATGAAATGATAACACAAGAGAGTGCAACAATATTAGTTTTAAAGGGAAATGCAAGTAGAGAAAGTGACATGGTTGGTGAATTAAGCTCATACAAGAATTTGGATGGTTATAATGATCATAAAAGTGAGTTTGATGAAGCTAGAGAAAATGAAGATTTGAGTGAAGAAAAAACATACCCTTCTTCACAAGCTATTAGATGGAATCCACATAGGTCTCAAAGTAATGTTGATGTGAATCTCATGGTAAGAAGACATGTAAAGAAAATGCATACACATCATGAACATTTGGATTGGAAGATGATGTCGGTGAGAACCAGATGA